DNA sequence from the Tissierella sp. MB52-C2 genome:
CTATTCCAAGGGAGATTATTATTTGAAACCAAAATTCAAATAATACATTTTCAGGATTTACTCCAGGACGTATTCCCATATATTTATAAGAGGTTTTAATAAATGTATAAAAAGCATCATAGTAATTTCCTTGAGATAAATCTGGAGTGATTTTATCTCTAATAATGTCTAATCTATAATCATCTAAATATTTCTCCGCCTTATAATAACCTGCTAAATATACATCTCTATTTTTCATATCAATTGTTAATATGGCAATATTGCCATGGGGTTTATCATATCCTAATCCATTCTCATAATAAAAATCTTCCATATAATCTACTATATCCTTTCCAATTGGGTCTGAGATAGTAAGTATTATAAAGTCTGTTTCTCTCTTAGGACTATATTTACTTGATATTTTTTCAAGCTCCATTTTTTCCTCTTTAGTCAATAGATTAGCAAAATCATATATTCTTTCCTTAGAATTTGATTCTCCTAAGGCTATACTAGATATTAAAGCAAATATAATCACTAAAGACAATAGCCATTTTAGATATGTCCTATATTTCACCATATTCCACCTCCCATAAGTAAGGATGCAAGCTTGAGAAATACAAATACTCCCACTGCAACTCTACCGAACCAAGTGGCTACCTTAGCCTTACTAATAGGTGGCCTTCCTACAACCTTTCCTGTCTGACCATTCATAGCAAATACATATTCTGACCCCTTATAATCATAATAGACCACCCAAACAGGTAAAAGGGTATAATATGCCTGTCTATTCCTTGTAACTATATCCTCTCGATTATAATTAATAGTTGTATATCCGGATATTGTAGATCTAGCCAAGGATTTTACATATCTATGTATTTTAGATGCTGCCCTTGGAAGCAATTCCCTATGATCATAATTATATTTCTCAGCAATATATCCTGCTAAATAAGGAGTATTAAAATCCTTTAATTGACCGTAATTATAGGGCTCTAATCTATCCATAAGCTTATCATCCATTTTCTCTGAAGCGTCTACGGGAACTTTCATATAATCAACATTTATATCTCTGTATACATCATAATAACTAGTTTCTGTATATATGTATTCTCCCTTAGTATAAGTTCTCACTTTAGTGCCTACGGCATTTACTTCTGCTCTGCTATTTAAATCGTATAGCCAAAAAGGTACATACATTCCAGTTATTCCCTTGACTCTATCGGCAGTCATAAAACCTTCTGGAGTCAATAATCCATTTTTACACCAAGTTTGAAAGGCTTTCATAGCCCTTTCCTTACTTATTGTAAACGGAATTACTTTAGATGGAGCTAAGTTCCCAGTCAATCTATCTAAAAGTACTACCCCAGCTCCACAGAAACTACAGTTTATAGCTGTCGTATCTTTATCAGTAATCAGTGTAGCACCACAGTTTTTACAATGATATTCTTTACCGTCATTTTCTTCAAAGATAGTTTCTATATTTTCCTTAGGAAAGCTATCTATACCTTCTTTTCTCCCACAGCTCCCACAACTAAGCATCCCTGATTCACTATCAAAAATCATATCTGATCCACAATTAGGACATTTATAGTGTATTACCATATCTTCACCTCCATAAAAGATTAAATATTTTCAATAGGAAAGCCGTAGACTATGCTACAGCTTTTTATATTATTTATTTAATCTTTTCTTAAGTCCTGCCAACTCATCATCTATATCTGTATTTTGGTCATATTTAGCTGTTAAATCCTTTATATCATCCTTTGTACCTCTATTAAGTTCTGCCATGGCATTTGCTTCATCTAAAGCTCTGTTTGCTTTTTCTTCCATTCTTTCAAATGCAGATATAGATCTATTGGCAGAATTTACAGATGAGCCAATTTGATTGATCCTATCTTGAGTTTTAGCTACTGCCATCTTTCCTTTTATCATAGTCCTTCTAGATTCTAATTCCCCAATATCTGCAACTAATTTGTCGTGCATTTCTCTCATTCTTATGGCATTACTTTGGCTCAAATCATAGGATTCTTGTAGTTCAGCTTGTTTTGCAGTAAGCTCTGTTTTTTTCTCTAAGAATTTCCTAGCATCATCTTCATTGTTTGCCTCCAATGCCTTTATGGCATACCTTTCCATTTTATTAACTTCTTCTGCACATTCGTCTAATTCTCTTTTTGCCCTTTGTTCTTGTGCCATTATAGATGCAGTTTCAGCCTTTACATTACCTAAATCCTTATTAAGATTTCTTAAAATTTGATCTATCATTTTCTCTGGATTTTCAGCTTTATCTAATAATGCATTAATATTACTAGACATAATATCCTTAAATCTCGTTAAAATAGTCATATTCTCTATCTCCTTTTATAATATTTTATAAATATACCACCTCTACTTTAATGTATGTAGGATATTTGATTAATATCCAATTATGAAAATATTAAACAAGCTTAATATTTTCTCTCTTATCTACATAATATCATACTTTGTCATTATATATAAGTATTTGAAGTCCTTCTTTATACTGAAAAGTTTTTCATAAGATATTAGGGAAATTGTTTTGAAAATTCTTATTGTTTATCTTCTTGATTATGATATAATAAACAAAATTATAAGGGGTGAGGATATTGTATAGATTAACTGGAGAAAGGATTATTTTAAGAGAATATAGAAAAGAAGATTTGACTTATATGCGAAATTGGGTAAATGATATAGAGATTACACAATACCTAAGTGATATTTTTCTATACCCCCATACATTAAATAATACTGAAAGCTTTTTAGATGCATTGTTACAAGGCAATTCTAATATGAGAGGTTTTGTTATTGCCCATAAAGAGACTGAAGAATATATTGGGCAAGCAGACCTAGTTAAAATTGATTGGATTAATAGAGTTGCTACTTTGGGAATTGTAATAGGCACAAAAGATAATTTAAATAAGGGGTATGGCTCAGAATCAATTAAATTAATACAGGAATTTGTATTTAACAGTCTAAACCTTCATAAATTAGATCTAGAAGTAAGCGCTCATAATGAAAGAGCCATTAATTGCTATAAAAAATGTGGCTTTAAGGAGGAAGGTAGAATAAGAGAGAATTCTTTTAAGAATGGAAAATATGTAGATACTATATTTATGGGGATATTAAAAAGAGAGTATAAATCTATGTAGCATTATAACTACATCTGATTTCTATATTCACCAATATAAACACTAATAAGTTCTATTAATAAAGTATAGTAACCTGTGGTTTTGTTCACGCATGGACAATTTACATTCTAATAATTTATATAGCTAGTTAAGAATTAGGAATTTCAATCCTTAATTCTTAACTACACCACTATATTTATGTTATTAAATTTGAATCTATAATAACATAATTTGCTCTATGAATATATAAACTCTTTCCATCTATATTTAATCTCGTCATCTTAGGCAAATTATCTGGCACTGTTACATATACACTTTTACCTTGGTACACTCCTATTGGAATCCCCATTTGACTTGATATAATAATTGTTTTTTCCTTGCCAATTTTATTTTTCAAATCATTTATATATCTATCTAAGGGTACAAATCCACCACCTGATTTTACATTTATATCAGTTGGAACTTGGAATCCCTCTACCATATCTAGTCCATCTTCTGCAAAAATAACTGTATTACCAACTTGTAACATCTCATTTCCATTAATGGTTATCTCCAATACACTAGATCCAAATCCTGTAGATTCTAAGTCATTATTAGCATCATTTTCAAATAGTCCTACTGTTATTTTACTCCCCTCTACTGAAAGGGTTTTGTTAGCATAGTGATCGTATGTGGATATATTAAAATGTACGCCAATCAAATCTCCTCTTATTGTGGCAAGTTTATCTCTAATTATGGCACATCCAGATAATCCCATAATTAAAAACCCTAAAACAATTGATAAAATCAATTTGCTATTTCTTTTATTTTTCATGACGGTCTCCTTTTATATTATTTTAGAATATATTTATAGTGAATTAATTATTTGTTTCATTAATTTCCTTCTTAATAATATAATTCCTGAAAAGTATCTACTTGGTAGCTGAATATCTAATCCAAATAAGTAAAAATCATATTTACTGTTTCCTCAGAAAAACTAATAGGAAAAATCTCATTATAGTATTTGTTACCAAATATAAAATCCTCCCTCCTATTTATTTCTCCAATTGCTGTATTTCCATTTGATGTCATTATAATAAAGCTGATATAACCATTTTCTAACCTATTTTCCGTATTAATTGAATCTTCATAATGAAATGACATTAAATAATACGGACTATTATCACTTCTCATTCTTTCATAGTTAAAAAGATCAGTTGTTGTAATACTTTTAATCACTTTTGAATTTAATTCCATTGTGATTTTTTCTAAATCCTCAAGAGATTCAATTTTAATATTTGTGTTTAGATTTAAGGAAGTTTTCCTTGATTCATTAGCATCATGCTTATAAATTACAATGCATTCTGGAACTTTAATATTATTAAGATATATATCTCTTTTAGGATGAATATAGGATTGTCCTATATTGTATCCCACAACACCTATAATAAAAGTGGCTATTAATATGTTTGTTGCTATATATAATTTATTATGTTTTTTCTCATTTAATTTTCTTTCCTTGTAATCTTTAACCAATCTTTCAATGAATCTGGTAAATAATATTAAACCAAATGCAATTAAACATATCCAATATGTATATTTTAAATTATAGTTTCTTGATAAGATTATTTTATATAAGGATATGATCAATATCAAAATTAATCCTATTCTTATAATGATTTTAAAAATTATTAAGTTGTTTTTTAAAACATCTTTTTTTACATATTCATTTATTGGTATAGCAACAAATTGTACTAAAAGGAACACACATATATTTATAAAATATACTACCATAGGAATATAAAAAAAGATGAATATTAAAAATACAATAATATTTAATCCTATTATGAGACCTAAAATTCTATCAGCTAAATTCTTTTTCATTATAGACCATCCCTACAATATTATTTAAAATCTATAATATAAACTATACCACAGCATCATAAATAATTCTATTTTATTAAATTTGAAAAAGACTTAATCTTTTTTTCAAAGATTTATAACCTAATTTTTCATCTTCTTTAGCTTATCTCACACCGTTACATATACACTTCTTCCTTGATATAATCCTATTAAAATTCCTCTAATAAATCTAGCCTGTCTTCTGCAAAACAGCTGTATTACTAACTTGCAACATCTTATTTCCATTAATGGTTATCTCCAATACACTAGATTCAAATCCTGTAGATTCTAAGCCATTATTAGCATCATTTTCAAGCAGCCCTACTGTTATTTTGCTTCCCTCTACTGAAAGGATTTTGTTAGCATAATGGTCATATGTGGATATATTAAAATGTACGCCAATCAAATCTCCTCTTATTGTGGCAAGTTTATCTCTAATTATGGCACATCCAGATAATCCCATAATTAAAAACCCTAAAACAATTGATAAAATCAATTTGCTATTTCTTTTATTTTTCACGGTGGTCTCCTTTTATATTATTTTAGAATATTATATCATAATTCAATCATATAAGATTAATATAATATTAATATCAAGATATAGGAGATGAAAATTATTGATAGGATTATGCTAATACTTTTATTTATTGTTTCATCTGTATTTACCTATAGTTATCTAGTAAATAAATTTCTTCATCCTATCTCTATTATTTATTTGACATAGTCAATTGATATATTGACAATTATGGCAAAGTAAGAATATAATTCCAATTAATATTATATACTCTATCTTCTGTAATCTTTTATGACAGCATGATTACCATCTTATGGCCCTTTTATTATAGATTATTAAGTTCTCCAGATTACTTCCATTGGCATAAACATTGCATCTAATTGAATATATCAAATAAATATGTAATGGAGTGATTCTATGCAATTGCCTTCAATCTATGTAGATACTAAAAAAATTCAAAAGAATGCAGAGTTAGTTGTAAATATTTGCAAAAAATCTGGAATTGAAGTAATGGGTATTACCAAAGGAATTTGTGCATTTATTCCAGCAGTTAAAGCTATGTTAGATGGTGGTGTGCCAAAACTTGGAGACTCTCGAATGAGCAATATCATAAGTATGAGAGATGCTGGAATAGATGTACCTATATACCTTATTCGAATCCCCATGATGGCAGAAGTCGAAAATGTAATTAAATTTACTTATGGCAGTCTAAATTCCGAATTAACAGTAATAAAGGCATTATCGGAAAAAGCTGTTATCCTTAATAAAGTTCATAAGGTAATTTTGATGGTTGATGTAGGAGATCTAAGGGAAGGTGTACTTCCTGAAGATGTATTGGATATTGTTGAAAATATATTAGAACTCCCTAATATTGAGTTAGAAGGTCTTGGAACAAATGTAGGTTGTTATGGCGGTGTATTACCAAGTTATGAAAACACCAAAATATTAGTAGATTTAGCCATCAAAATCGAAAGCAAATATAAAATTCAATTAAAAACTCTTTCAGGGGGCAGTACGGTTAATTTGGATTTACTAGATAATAGAAAAATGGCTTCAGGTATAAACCAATTACGTATAGGTGAAGCAATTTTACTTGGGACTGATATTAAAACTCTTAAGCCTATTCCAGGAGCTGAAGTAAATACAATAGTCCTTAAGACTCAAGTAATAGAACTGAAGATAAAACCATCTCATCCTATTGGGGAAATTGGAAGAGATGCTTTTGGCAAAGCAGTAAATTTTCAAGATAGAGGCAATAGAAAGCGGGCAATTATCGCCTTAGGTAAACAGGATTGTGGA
Encoded proteins:
- a CDS encoding TPM domain-containing protein, giving the protein MVKYRTYLKWLLSLVIIFALISSIALGESNSKERIYDFANLLTKEEKMELEKISSKYSPKRETDFIILTISDPIGKDIVDYMEDFYYENGLGYDKPHGNIAILTIDMKNRDVYLAGYYKAEKYLDDYRLDIIRDKITPDLSQGNYYDAFYTFIKTSYKYMGIRPGVNPENVLFEFWFQIIISLGIASITVGIMAYNSGGRTTVNAATYQDPTSSKILNRRDNYLRTDVSKRKKPSDNNSSGGSSVGRSSSGSSVGGSSGGSSVGGSSGGSSVGGSSGGSFVGRSSGGNSVGKSSGGGVSGGGHSNSSSRGKF
- a CDS encoding TFIIB-type zinc ribbon-containing protein, with the translated sequence MVIHYKCPNCGSDMIFDSESGMLSCGSCGRKEGIDSFPKENIETIFEENDGKEYHCKNCGATLITDKDTTAINCSFCGAGVVLLDRLTGNLAPSKVIPFTISKERAMKAFQTWCKNGLLTPEGFMTADRVKGITGMYVPFWLYDLNSRAEVNAVGTKVRTYTKGEYIYTETSYYDVYRDINVDYMKVPVDASEKMDDKLMDRLEPYNYGQLKDFNTPYLAGYIAEKYNYDHRELLPRAASKIHRYVKSLARSTISGYTTINYNREDIVTRNRQAYYTLLPVWVVYYDYKGSEYVFAMNGQTGKVVGRPPISKAKVATWFGRVAVGVFVFLKLASLLMGGGIW
- a CDS encoding PspA/IM30 family protein; translated protein: MTILTRFKDIMSSNINALLDKAENPEKMIDQILRNLNKDLGNVKAETASIMAQEQRAKRELDECAEEVNKMERYAIKALEANNEDDARKFLEKKTELTAKQAELQESYDLSQSNAIRMREMHDKLVADIGELESRRTMIKGKMAVAKTQDRINQIGSSVNSANRSISAFERMEEKANRALDEANAMAELNRGTKDDIKDLTAKYDQNTDIDDELAGLKKRLNK
- a CDS encoding GNAT family protein; amino-acid sequence: MYRLTGERIILREYRKEDLTYMRNWVNDIEITQYLSDIFLYPHTLNNTESFLDALLQGNSNMRGFVIAHKETEEYIGQADLVKIDWINRVATLGIVIGTKDNLNKGYGSESIKLIQEFVFNSLNLHKLDLEVSAHNERAINCYKKCGFKEEGRIRENSFKNGKYVDTIFMGILKREYKSM
- a CDS encoding DUF5052 family protein — translated: MKNKRNSKLILSIVLGFLIMGLSGCAIIRDKLATIRGDLIGVHFNISTYDHYANKTLSVEGSKITVGLFENDANNDLESTGFGSSVLEITINGNEMLQVGNTVIFAEDGLDMVEGFQVPTDINVKSGGGFVPLDRYINDLKNKIGKEKTIIISSQMGIPIGVYQGKSVYVTVPDNLPKMTRLNIDGKSLYIHRANYVIIDSNLIT
- a CDS encoding DUF5052 family protein, with amino-acid sequence MKNKRNSKLILSIVLGFLIMGLSGCAIIRDKLATIRGDLIGVHFNISTYDHYANKILSVEGSKITVGLLENDANNGLESTGFESSVLEITINGNKMLQVSNTAVLQKTG
- a CDS encoding alanine/ornithine racemase family PLP-dependent enzyme produces the protein MQLPSIYVDTKKIQKNAELVVNICKKSGIEVMGITKGICAFIPAVKAMLDGGVPKLGDSRMSNIISMRDAGIDVPIYLIRIPMMAEVENVIKFTYGSLNSELTVIKALSEKAVILNKVHKVILMVDVGDLREGVLPEDVLDIVENILELPNIELEGLGTNVGCYGGVLPSYENTKILVDLAIKIESKYKIQLKTLSGGSTVNLDLLDNRKMASGINQLRIGEAILLGTDIKTLKPIPGAEVNTIVLKTQVIELKIKPSHPIGEIGRDAFGKAVNFQDRGNRKRAIIALGKQDCGLDGISPIDSSIEILGASSDHMILDVTDCKQEIQVGSIIEFNIDYGGMLDLTTSKYVGKS